The Nitrososphaerota archaeon genomic interval CTTCTCCACAGTGGAGGGTGTCGAGGTCTCCGTCGCTGAGGTTATTGAGGAGAGGAGACGCTTCCTTGAAAAGGAGGGCATAAGGACCTATGCTAGCAGCAGAGAGGCGTCTAAGGGCTCTGATGTTGTGGTCGTAGCGGTGAAGCCGAGGGATGTGAAACCCCTCTTAGATGATGTGAAGGATCTGATAAAGGGTAAGCTTGTAATCTCGGTGGCGGCTGGTGTGAAGCTGAGCTACTTGGAGAAGGCGGCTCCAGACGCTAGATTCATCAGAGCGATGCCCAATATAGCTGCCGCGGTCAAAGGTGCGGTTACAACCCTAACACCGAGCACCAAAGCTTCTGAGGATGATCTTAGGTTGGCGGAGAAGCTCTTCGGCAGCGTAGGCTACACCCTTGTGGTCGATGAAGCGCTGGTGGATGCCGTAAC includes:
- the proC gene encoding pyrroline-5-carboxylate reductase; this translates as MKVSILGGGTIGEALAKGFSTVEGVEVSVAEVIEERRRFLEKEGIRTYASSREASKGSDVVVVAVKPRDVKPLLDDVKDLIKGKLVISVAAGVKLSYLEKAAPDARFIRAMPNIAAAVKGAVTTLTPSTKASEDDLRLAEKLFGSVGYTLVVDEALVDAVTGLSGSGPAYIFLVIEALAEGGLRMGIPYEKALQLASWVVYGAAKMVIEAKQDPAALRRKVATPAGTTIEGLLKLEEAGVRAAFVKAVEAASKRAAEISKEISGQ